The Actinomyces wuliandei genome contains the following window.
TGTCACCCGGGTGCCCGTCGGCCCCACCGGCGACCCGGCCCTGGGCGTCACCCGGCAGCCGCCGGGGGCAGGTGTGGTCCGCACCCCCCGCACGACGTCGTACCTCAACCTCCAGGCGGCTGTCGCTGAGGGACTCGGCCCGGCCCCGGCCCCACTCCACCAGGGTGACGGACTCCTCCATGGAGGAGTCCAGGTCCAGGGCGTCAACCTCCTCCAGGGACTCCAAGCGGTAGGCGTCCACGTGGATGAGGTCCGGCCCTGCCCCGAGGGAGGGGTGGACCCGGGCAATGATGAAGGTCGGGGAGGAGACCCGGCCACGGACCCCCAGGGCAGAGCCGATCCCCTGGGCCAGGGTGGTCTTGCCTGCTCCTAGGTCCCCGCTGAGCAGGACCAGGTCGCCGCGACGCAGCAGGGCTGCCAGGCGGGAGCCCAGGGCACGGGTCGCGTCGGCGTCCGCAGTGGTGACAGAGACCTGAGAGACCAAGGGGTCCTGGGTGTTCTGGGAGGGCTGCCGGGTGCTCATACCTGCTCCTCGCTGCCGGTGGGCTGAGCGTAGCCCGTCGCACCACCTGCGGGGAGGTAGTACCGGGGGACCCGAGGTCCCAGACGGGTGACGATCTCGTAGTTGATCGTGTCGCAGGCCCGTGCCCAGTCGTCAACCGTAGGGACCGGGGGACCCTCCTGCCCGGGGGACGGCGCCCCCCACAGGACCGCGACGTCCCCAGCCGCCGCCGGGGCGGGCACCGTGGTCCCGTCCGGCCCGGCAGCCGGCCCCAGGTCGATGACGACCTGGTCCATGCAGACCCTGCCCACCACCGTGGTCCGGTACCGCCCCACCGACACCGGGCCGCAGGAGGAGGCGGCCCGTGGCACGCCGTCGGAGTACCCCAGGGGCACGACCCCGACCCAGCGGTCGGTCGGCGCCGTCCAGGTCCCCCCGTAGGACACGGCCTGACCTGCCGCGATCCTCTTGACCAGGGTCAGAGGAGCCTCCAGGCGCATAGCCGGGCGCAGACCCAGGTCCTGGCCGGAGGCCAACGAGGGGTCCGGGCTGAGGCCGTACAGGCCGATACCAGCACGGACAAGGTCCAGACGCGTCTCAGGGTGCCACAGGAGCCCTCCGGTTGCCGCCAGGTGGCGCAGCCGGGGACGCAGCCCCGCCTGCCGGACGACCTCCTCCCCCACCTGGAACCGCGCCAGGTGCTCCTGGGTGGAGCCGGACCCGGGCTCGTCAGCACGGGAGAGGTGGGACCACAGGCCCACGACCACCAGGTCCGAGGTCTGCTCCTCCTCACGCAGCACGCGGGCCACCTCCGCCAGGTCCTCTGCCACGGCACCGCCCCGGGACATGCCGGTGTCGATCTTGAGGTGGACACGCGCCGTCACCTCCTGGGCGCGGGCAGCAGCAGCCACGGCACGCGCCTGGTCCGCAGTGGCCACGGACAGGTCCAGGTCAGCGTCCAGGGCCGCTCTCACGGGTGAGCCGTGGCGTGCCGCCTCCTGCGCCGTCACGACCGGCAGGATCCAGGTCAGCAGCCGTGGTGCCCGGCTGGAGGGCACGGCGTCCGGGCCGGGCTGCGGGCGGGCCACCCCCGCCTTGTCCAGGACACGTCGCAGGTGGAGGGCCTCCGCCAGCTGGGCGGTACCAAGCCAGGTGGCCCCGGCGCCCAGGCAGGTGGTGGCCACCGGCCCCAGCCCGTGCCCGTAGGCGTCGGCCTTGACCACGGCCATCCAGGGCGTGCCTGCGGCCCGCGCGAGCACGTCGGCGTTGTGGGCCACGGCTGCCAGGTCCACCACGGCACGCGAGGTCGCGGCCGGACCGTGCGCGGTGTCACCGGAGCCAGGGGCGCTGGAGAGGTGGTGCCAGGTAGTCACGACGCAGATTGTCGCACCACTGTCCGACGTCTGTCAGACCTCCTCGACCGTCACCGGGCACCGGACGCCAGCGTCGCCCAGGCCTCAGGTACGGCCTCGGCGAGGTCCAGGGCGGCCACCGGGTGGCCCACCGGGCAGTCCACCAGGCGGCCTGTGTCCCCGTTCTCCCCAGCCTCCCCGGCCCCGGGGTCACGTCGCCGGGCGGCCACGGCACCCGCCTGCGCGTGCAGCCGGACCGCCGAGGAGACCACCGTGCCCACCACCCCGGGCAGGGGTGGGCCACCCCGCTCGGCCCGGGCGGCTGCGGCAGCCAGGAGGGCTCCCAGCACTCCCGCCAGAACGTCACCGCTGCCTGCGGTGGCCAGCCAGCCGGGGGCGTCGCGGACGCTGACTGCTGGCCTGCCCGGCGTGACCACCAGGGTCGCCGCCCCCTTGAGCACGGTGGTGGCTCCGGTCAGCCCGGTGAGCTCCTGCGCGGCAGCCAGCGGCTGGCGGTCGACCTGCTCCCGGCTCCACGGGGAGCCCAGGGCCGTCAGCAGACGGGCCGCCTCACCCGCGTGGGGAGTCAGGACGTGCTCGGGACCGCAGGCCAGGCCCTCGTCGATGATCCCGGGCAGCAGAGCCAGCGCCCCGGCGTCGATGACGACAGGAACGACGCCAGGAGCGACGCCAGCAGGTGCTGCAGCAGGGGCACCGCTCCCCCTCGGTGTCCCAGCACCCCTCGGTACCCCGGTGCCGCCAGGAGGACGGTCGCAGCCCGCCCCTGCCAGCGTCTGACGCAGCACCTGGCGCAGCCCGTGGGCACGCGGGCGGTCCTGCGGGTCGGTTCCCGGACCGATGACAAGCGCCTGGCAGCGTCCGGTACCGGGCACGACCTCCGGACGACGGGCCAGCACCAGGTCCTCCACACGCCTGGGCGCGCTCAGCCGCACCATCCCGGCTCCTGCCCGTACCGCTGCCGAGGCGGTCAGGACCGCGGCCCCCGGGTAGCTGTGGCTGCCCGCCCACAGCCCCACGACGCCGCGGGTGTACTTGTGGTCGGCCGGGCCGGGAGCGCG
Protein-coding sequences here:
- the alr gene encoding alanine racemase gives rise to the protein MTTWHHLSSAPGSGDTAHGPAATSRAVVDLAAVAHNADVLARAAGTPWMAVVKADAYGHGLGPVATTCLGAGATWLGTAQLAEALHLRRVLDKAGVARPQPGPDAVPSSRAPRLLTWILPVVTAQEAARHGSPVRAALDADLDLSVATADQARAVAAAARAQEVTARVHLKIDTGMSRGGAVAEDLAEVARVLREEEQTSDLVVVGLWSHLSRADEPGSGSTQEHLARFQVGEEVVRQAGLRPRLRHLAATGGLLWHPETRLDLVRAGIGLYGLSPDPSLASGQDLGLRPAMRLEAPLTLVKRIAAGQAVSYGGTWTAPTDRWVGVVPLGYSDGVPRAASSCGPVSVGRYRTTVVGRVCMDQVVIDLGPAAGPDGTTVPAPAAAGDVAVLWGAPSPGQEGPPVPTVDDWARACDTINYEIVTRLGPRVPRYYLPAGGATGYAQPTGSEEQV
- the tsaE gene encoding tRNA (adenosine(37)-N6)-threonylcarbamoyltransferase complex ATPase subunit type 1 TsaE; translated protein: MSTRQPSQNTQDPLVSQVSVTTADADATRALGSRLAALLRRGDLVLLSGDLGAGKTTLAQGIGSALGVRGRVSSPTFIIARVHPSLGAGPDLIHVDAYRLESLEEVDALDLDSSMEESVTLVEWGRGRAESLSDSRLEVEVRRRAGGADHTCPRRLPGDAQGRVAGGADGHPGDTAQGDLARTDDPREVVVRALGQRWAGVTLADLIPGEG